The proteins below come from a single Gimesia chilikensis genomic window:
- a CDS encoding sugar phosphate isomerase/epimerase family protein: MSDNAANTLPKLHNASWPGVVGKGPDSEPPIDLDTMLDLTAAAEVDGVKFDGTDLFLFDPHVSIDSTDDDLKQLAEKVQSRNLVIGSVVAPVWPPTGGGSAMGSDEERGQFLEQVRKGCGIAKKLRELGVRPYGVVRIDSAAGPGDWVADPNGNQAKIAATFKQAADIAADHGERLAAEGEICWGGMHSWRRMVQLLEMVDRPDVVGFQADMSHTLLYLMGYNAPEDRLLPEDFDWNDEATFDSAYTTLTDALRPWTIDFHVAQNDGTVHGTGSHDKTGRHCLPNDPNGKLDITKRAGYWLRDGKGELTKKFEHICWDGCMFSNEVMMNPQTWNDILAAMISVRNAHGWS; the protein is encoded by the coding sequence ATGAGTGATAACGCAGCCAACACCCTCCCCAAACTTCACAATGCCTCCTGGCCGGGTGTCGTCGGAAAAGGCCCTGATTCCGAGCCCCCCATCGATCTGGATACCATGCTCGACCTCACCGCTGCTGCGGAAGTGGACGGCGTCAAATTCGACGGAACAGACCTGTTCCTGTTTGATCCCCATGTCAGCATCGACTCCACCGACGATGACCTCAAACAACTGGCTGAGAAAGTTCAGTCACGGAATCTGGTTATCGGCTCGGTCGTGGCCCCTGTCTGGCCGCCCACCGGTGGTGGATCCGCTATGGGCAGCGACGAAGAACGCGGTCAGTTCCTGGAACAGGTTCGTAAAGGCTGTGGCATCGCTAAGAAGCTGCGGGAACTCGGCGTGCGTCCCTACGGCGTCGTTCGCATCGACTCCGCTGCCGGACCTGGCGACTGGGTCGCCGACCCCAATGGCAACCAGGCGAAAATCGCTGCCACCTTCAAACAGGCCGCCGACATCGCCGCCGATCACGGCGAACGACTCGCCGCTGAAGGGGAAATCTGCTGGGGCGGCATGCACAGCTGGAGACGCATGGTCCAGTTGCTGGAAATGGTCGATCGTCCCGACGTGGTCGGCTTCCAGGCAGACATGTCTCACACCCTGCTCTACCTGATGGGTTACAACGCTCCCGAAGACCGTCTGCTCCCCGAAGACTTCGACTGGAATGACGAAGCCACCTTCGATTCCGCTTATACCACTCTGACCGATGCCCTGCGTCCCTGGACTATCGACTTCCACGTCGCCCAGAACGACGGCACCGTACATGGCACCGGTTCACACGATAAAACCGGTCGTCACTGTCTGCCCAACGATCCCAACGGCAAGCTCGACATCACCAAACGGGCCGGCTACTGGCTGCGTGACGGCAAGGGTGAGCTGACGAAGAAATTCGAGCACATCTGCTGGGACGGCTGCATGTTCTCCAACGAAGTCATGATGAACCCACAGACCTGGAACGATATCCTGGCAGCCATGATCAGCGTCAGAAACGCTCACGGATGGTCCTGA
- a CDS encoding 50S ribosomal protein L25 translates to MSDDFVLQRISASKREKLGSIESRRIRRAGRIPAVVYGHELEPAHISVDDHDLRDLIKNRERVFEIDVDGKVEETILRDLQWDTFGSYILHVDLMRINASERVTVEVPVTLRGTSPGALDGGVLEQPLHTLELDCLAHSIPDSIPVRINSLEIGDAIHVSDIEVPRGAKIHNEPEQVVVHVLPPQGVPELGEEEGEGPDAPEVIGESESEEATEE, encoded by the coding sequence ATGTCAGACGATTTTGTATTGCAGCGAATCAGTGCCTCCAAACGGGAAAAACTGGGATCCATTGAAAGCCGTCGCATCCGTCGTGCAGGGCGTATTCCTGCTGTCGTGTACGGACATGAGCTGGAGCCTGCCCATATCAGTGTCGACGATCACGATCTGCGTGATCTGATCAAGAACCGGGAACGGGTTTTTGAAATCGACGTGGATGGCAAAGTCGAAGAAACGATTCTGCGTGATCTGCAGTGGGACACCTTTGGCAGCTATATTCTGCATGTCGACCTGATGCGGATCAACGCATCTGAGCGGGTGACTGTCGAAGTTCCTGTAACCCTGCGTGGTACTTCCCCCGGTGCCCTCGATGGTGGCGTACTGGAACAGCCTCTGCACACACTGGAACTGGACTGTCTGGCTCACAGCATTCCGGACAGCATTCCCGTGCGAATCAACTCGCTGGAAATTGGCGATGCGATTCACGTCAGCGATATCGAAGTTCCTCGTGGAGCCAAGATCCATAACGAACCAGAGCAGGTTGTAGTTCACGTTCTGCCTCCGCAGGGCGTTCCTGAACTCGGGGAAGAAGAAGGCGAAGGTCCTGACGCTCCCGAAGTTATTGGGGAATCCGAATCAGAAGAAGCAACCGAAGAATAG
- the argJ gene encoding bifunctional glutamate N-acetyltransferase/amino-acid acetyltransferase ArgJ: MTADMILPQGFRSAGLACGIKENKSTFDLSLFVSDEPCVGAGVYTTNQVCGAPVKVSRERVPGDSVRAVIINSGNANACTGERGIEDARWMTSQVAERLGLESEEVLVCSTGIIGHFLPRTPIEAGIPRVISELGADAESFLNAARGMMTTDTVPKQATRELSIGDKTVRVSGVAKGAAMIAPNMATMLSVIMTDAPLNASQADALLREAVDYSFNCVSVEGHTSTSDSVILLANGASGAEALSTDDLTHLQTAIMEVAMELGQAIIRDAEGADHFVTIEVSGTNTQAEAKEIARTIANDALVKTAIAGSDPNWGRIVSATGRTSVKLTEQDIVLHINGMLIYEKGMPADFDEEAVSRSIRENRDVSIQLQLPFGAESIVFWTSDLTQEYVRLNSEYTT; the protein is encoded by the coding sequence TTGACTGCTGACATGATTTTGCCCCAGGGTTTCCGGTCTGCCGGTCTGGCCTGCGGGATTAAGGAAAACAAATCGACCTTCGATTTGTCGCTGTTTGTGTCTGATGAGCCCTGTGTGGGGGCGGGCGTTTATACCACGAACCAGGTTTGCGGGGCTCCCGTGAAGGTATCCCGCGAACGCGTGCCCGGCGATTCGGTGCGGGCGGTGATCATTAACTCGGGAAATGCGAACGCCTGCACGGGCGAACGCGGAATCGAAGATGCCCGCTGGATGACCAGCCAGGTCGCAGAAAGACTCGGGCTGGAAAGCGAAGAAGTCCTGGTCTGCTCGACCGGAATCATCGGACACTTCCTGCCACGAACACCGATTGAGGCGGGGATTCCCAGGGTGATCTCTGAGCTGGGGGCGGACGCGGAGTCCTTTCTGAATGCAGCCCGGGGCATGATGACCACGGATACTGTTCCCAAGCAGGCGACCCGCGAGTTATCGATTGGTGACAAAACCGTCCGCGTGAGTGGCGTGGCGAAGGGGGCGGCGATGATTGCTCCTAACATGGCGACGATGCTGTCGGTAATCATGACCGATGCTCCGTTGAATGCCAGCCAGGCTGATGCACTGCTCAGGGAAGCTGTAGATTACAGCTTCAACTGCGTGTCGGTCGAAGGGCATACGAGTACCAGCGATTCGGTCATTCTGCTGGCCAATGGTGCCTCGGGCGCGGAAGCACTTTCTACAGACGACCTGACTCATCTGCAGACGGCGATTATGGAAGTGGCGATGGAACTGGGGCAGGCGATCATCCGCGATGCAGAAGGCGCCGATCATTTCGTCACGATTGAAGTCTCCGGGACGAATACGCAGGCGGAAGCAAAAGAAATTGCCCGGACGATTGCCAACGATGCGCTGGTGAAGACGGCGATTGCCGGTTCGGATCCGAACTGGGGCCGGATTGTTTCCGCGACCGGTCGGACGAGTGTGAAGCTGACCGAGCAGGACATCGTGCTGCATATCAACGGGATGCTGATCTACGAAAAGGGCATGCCGGCCGACTTCGATGAAGAGGCGGTCTCCCGCTCGATTCGCGAAAACCGGGACGTTTCGATTCAGTTGCAGCTGCCTTTCGGGGCAGAGTCGATTGTGTTCTGGACCAGTGACCTGACCCAGGAATACGTGCGGTTGAATTCCGAATACACGACCTGA
- the argC gene encoding N-acetyl-gamma-glutamyl-phosphate reductase, with translation MTKVAIMGATGYAALELIKILLRNPEVEIVALTTRSDEAPHISEIHHSLEGRLDLRCENLSAAEIAERADFVFCALPHVASMEVIPDLLADGCRVVDLSADYRLSDPAVYEQWYHHVHIDPTRLGSTIYGLPELGADKIPSADLIANPGCYTSASILGLAPLIANSLIEPTGIIIDAKSGVSGAGRKPKLGTLYPECNESITAYGVGTHRHTPEIEEVLTTLGGTDVKVTFTPHLTPMNRGILATMYPRLKEDTSLDHLKEVYRTFYADKPFVRIIDRLPATREVSGTNYCDISLQSAGNQLIVFSAIDNLIKGAAGVAVQNFNLMAGYPETTGLIV, from the coding sequence ATGACCAAAGTTGCCATCATGGGAGCCACGGGGTACGCGGCTCTGGAACTGATCAAAATTCTGCTGCGAAATCCCGAAGTCGAGATCGTCGCGCTGACCACACGCTCAGATGAAGCACCGCATATCAGTGAGATTCACCACTCTCTCGAGGGGCGTCTGGATCTGCGTTGTGAGAATCTGTCAGCGGCAGAAATTGCAGAACGGGCCGACTTTGTCTTCTGTGCTCTCCCACACGTGGCCAGTATGGAAGTGATTCCGGATCTGCTTGCTGACGGCTGTCGCGTGGTCGATTTGAGTGCCGACTACCGGTTGAGTGATCCTGCGGTCTACGAGCAGTGGTATCATCATGTGCACATCGATCCGACCCGCCTGGGAAGCACGATTTATGGTCTGCCCGAACTCGGTGCGGACAAAATTCCCAGTGCCGATCTGATCGCCAATCCCGGCTGTTATACCAGCGCCTCGATTCTGGGACTGGCTCCCCTGATTGCCAACTCCCTGATTGAGCCGACGGGGATTATCATCGACGCGAAGAGTGGCGTCAGCGGCGCGGGGCGGAAACCGAAGCTGGGAACGCTTTACCCGGAATGTAATGAGAGCATCACCGCCTATGGTGTGGGAACGCATCGGCACACGCCGGAAATCGAAGAAGTCCTGACGACACTGGGCGGAACAGACGTGAAAGTGACGTTCACGCCGCACCTGACCCCGATGAACCGGGGAATTCTGGCGACCATGTATCCCCGCCTGAAAGAAGATACGAGCCTGGATCATCTGAAAGAAGTTTATCGCACCTTCTATGCAGATAAACCGTTCGTGCGCATCATCGACCGGCTGCCCGCGACCCGGGAAGTGTCGGGGACCAATTATTGTGATATTTCGCTGCAGTCCGCGGGGAACCAGCTGATTGTCTTTTCGGCAATCGATAACCTGATTAAAGGGGCTGCAGGCGTGGCGGTGCAGAATTTCAATCTGATGGCCGGTTATCCGGAAACGACAGGCTTAATTGTCTGA
- a CDS encoding outer membrane protein assembly factor BamB family protein — protein sequence MHFIRLTRTIAFSIITGLILVSAPALQADDKAEQPFQPNDPQQAKPNPPLNQLKQILQGIFGKKKPAEVQVDEADKKRTPDYYRYPQDLEQERRFKSVQQLLQDEQWEAAREKLQLMLENSLNLPVHIAGERGLITDRELIYELLELLPEEEQQKFERQYAALAEKMFNDAQQNNAPPEQFAEIATRFSSTAAGARAMNYLISYHMERKEFGLAEQYVQRLLKYQPPLTRSPQWKTKAAYILKQTGNQELARQLMASSSGAVDLSQPIQIGGSTEKPLTWLEKQQILGSTGNHPLDEWPMLFGSPSHAARAQQADPLLIPRWSYPLTSNHSIQSQLDLIQEDLASSEHATVPALPPLAIDGKIVFRTLKGVQVIDAATGAPLWQTALENSPEESFIKAQLKGQQEPEARRLFDPAPDVRPFSIYNGTDPDAHPLTSLIYRNANWGSQSSDGERLFILESMRLNLSASGTSRNLNRFRRRRGDFEEDFWSSNQLVAYELQTGQPLWKVGGVKFDEPFDLPLAGTFFFGAPTPSGNELYIIGERDREIRVYALNPQTGEELWSQQIGNPEQDIALDMVRRWWIAPVAVDQGILICPTTIGLVTAIGQLNHSILWSTRYTSSASDENGQHFNRLEQTSFEPVNHRWSPSAPIIIDSKVVYTPPDDQSLICLDLITGLPAWTKRAKEAMVSLAGVADGKVLMVGMNSVTAIDLKTGKNAWQTLYDKQAGAPSGQAVIADQHLHVPLQSGQVWTFDVASGKVVNRLSNASTNQPLGNLIVHHGQFLSLSPRGLVSYEQKQTFENQIQKIKQQNPNSPLALFKEAELLIMNQRYQAAWSRLQQLDRSQLPDADQKKFHDQLVHCLTALIRSDFQQHDELVTELQQQVSSEKERLELQRLLIERARARHEFSRTLSLLKELGQAPAETFFQNENTEVQIDCWIAGQAEDLWSQASKVEQEQFTQHLNQRAAELANADSEDQQRFLRQFGFHTASIPVLRQLIDGALASEEFFTAELWLSRLIQQKQPELTAEGLAGMVRLCLKHELDADAQHYLEELANLDSQLRLPNNQSVEQFMVATLQTLRDNEQRRPQSSNWRPEKLKLIVGGSGRYISTREQTLDTLDSPLPFFRTHSLTVDPRENRLAMTETFSKRMIWSTPLRSMQQARSSSFNESELVGHNLVLQHRDMLHLYDLVDRKLIWSQKLEREQTNRHYSSMFNRTPAPLGTESSLIHRHHPSIVIRNVGMIAAANADYTCYYSRRNIILVDTRTGQVRWTHENVDQDTRVLGDDRQIYLVSRNREVKKILRVSDGQERELPANIRLMSHAIYQGGSNFVGIIPTGDIKHPIRDARLTSIFAFQPGVTHLPWTREFDRETKFAMCSQHFLAALTPAGELKIVDLRNGQVRDLGTINKDQLGKHDDLYVVADRARVYLVGNSQARNTISVSVPSVPTNGSLTVFDRQTGKQIWTEDFEKKHLVLDEQNLLPITLLVSRDYLRTGNRSTSIIHLKALDKQTGKTLLDWKAPLESNIRDIRVDYEQKMMEILMYNAKIHLYDADVLALGRTAPAAPENDPAKAAEKPSQEKSQKKN from the coding sequence ATGCATTTTATCCGTCTCACTCGGACAATCGCTTTTTCCATTATTACCGGTCTCATCCTGGTATCGGCCCCTGCTCTCCAGGCAGACGACAAAGCAGAACAGCCCTTTCAGCCCAACGATCCGCAGCAGGCCAAACCCAATCCCCCGCTGAATCAGCTCAAGCAGATCCTGCAGGGAATCTTCGGCAAGAAAAAGCCGGCCGAAGTCCAGGTAGACGAAGCCGACAAAAAACGCACACCAGACTACTACCGTTACCCGCAGGACCTGGAACAGGAACGCCGCTTCAAAAGTGTACAGCAGTTACTGCAGGATGAGCAGTGGGAAGCCGCACGCGAAAAACTGCAGTTGATGCTGGAAAACAGCCTGAATCTCCCGGTCCACATCGCCGGGGAACGGGGATTAATCACCGACCGGGAACTGATCTACGAACTCCTGGAACTCCTGCCCGAGGAAGAGCAGCAGAAATTCGAACGGCAATATGCGGCCCTCGCGGAAAAAATGTTCAACGACGCACAGCAGAATAATGCGCCCCCCGAGCAGTTCGCCGAAATCGCCACCCGCTTCTCCAGCACTGCTGCCGGCGCCCGCGCGATGAACTACCTGATCTCCTATCATATGGAACGCAAAGAGTTCGGACTGGCTGAGCAATACGTGCAACGACTTCTGAAATACCAGCCCCCCCTGACCCGCTCTCCTCAATGGAAAACGAAAGCCGCTTATATTCTAAAACAGACGGGCAACCAGGAACTGGCCCGGCAACTGATGGCATCATCCAGCGGTGCTGTCGACCTCAGCCAGCCGATTCAAATCGGAGGCAGCACCGAAAAGCCGCTGACCTGGCTCGAAAAACAACAGATCCTCGGCTCAACCGGAAATCACCCCCTGGACGAATGGCCCATGCTGTTCGGCTCTCCCAGCCATGCCGCCCGCGCCCAACAGGCCGATCCGCTGCTGATTCCCCGCTGGTCTTACCCGCTGACTTCCAACCATTCGATCCAGTCTCAGCTCGATCTGATCCAGGAAGACCTGGCCAGTTCCGAGCATGCCACTGTACCGGCTCTGCCTCCCCTGGCCATCGATGGAAAAATCGTCTTTCGCACTCTGAAGGGAGTGCAGGTCATCGACGCAGCGACCGGAGCCCCGCTCTGGCAGACAGCTCTGGAGAACTCTCCGGAAGAGTCCTTTATCAAAGCACAGCTCAAGGGACAACAGGAACCCGAGGCCCGACGGCTGTTTGATCCCGCACCGGACGTGCGTCCGTTCTCTATATACAATGGGACCGACCCCGATGCGCACCCGCTGACCAGCCTGATCTATCGCAACGCCAACTGGGGCAGCCAAAGCAGCGATGGCGAGCGGCTGTTTATTCTGGAAAGCATGCGACTGAACCTCAGCGCCAGCGGCACTTCGCGGAATCTGAACCGCTTCCGCCGTCGAAGAGGCGACTTTGAGGAAGACTTCTGGTCATCCAATCAACTGGTTGCCTACGAACTGCAAACCGGTCAGCCTCTCTGGAAAGTCGGAGGCGTCAAATTCGATGAACCGTTCGACCTGCCCCTCGCGGGAACTTTCTTCTTCGGTGCTCCTACCCCTTCCGGCAACGAACTCTACATCATCGGCGAACGCGATCGTGAGATTCGGGTTTATGCCCTCAATCCGCAGACTGGTGAAGAACTCTGGTCTCAGCAGATCGGTAACCCCGAACAGGATATCGCCCTGGATATGGTCCGCCGCTGGTGGATCGCACCGGTCGCCGTCGACCAGGGAATTCTGATCTGCCCGACCACCATCGGCCTGGTCACCGCTATCGGCCAGTTGAACCACTCCATTCTGTGGTCGACCCGGTATACCTCATCCGCTTCAGATGAAAACGGACAGCATTTCAACCGCCTCGAACAGACCAGCTTCGAACCCGTTAATCATCGCTGGAGCCCCTCTGCACCGATTATCATCGACAGCAAAGTCGTTTATACGCCCCCCGATGATCAGTCGCTGATCTGCCTCGATCTGATCACAGGCCTGCCGGCCTGGACCAAACGGGCCAAAGAAGCTATGGTCTCCCTGGCCGGCGTCGCGGATGGCAAAGTGCTGATGGTGGGCATGAACAGTGTGACCGCCATCGACCTCAAAACAGGTAAAAACGCCTGGCAGACACTCTACGACAAACAGGCGGGCGCCCCTTCGGGACAGGCAGTGATTGCCGACCAGCATCTGCACGTCCCCCTGCAGAGCGGACAGGTCTGGACCTTTGATGTCGCTTCAGGCAAAGTCGTCAATCGACTGTCGAATGCCAGCACCAACCAGCCATTGGGAAATCTGATCGTGCATCACGGTCAGTTTCTTTCACTGAGCCCCCGCGGCCTGGTCAGCTACGAACAGAAACAGACCTTTGAAAATCAGATCCAAAAGATTAAGCAGCAGAACCCGAACAGCCCGCTGGCACTCTTCAAGGAAGCCGAACTGCTGATCATGAATCAGCGCTACCAGGCCGCCTGGTCCCGTCTGCAGCAGCTCGATCGCAGCCAGCTCCCTGACGCAGATCAGAAAAAATTCCACGACCAACTGGTTCACTGCCTGACCGCACTGATTCGCTCCGACTTCCAGCAACACGATGAACTGGTCACCGAGTTGCAGCAGCAGGTCAGCTCCGAAAAAGAACGACTGGAACTGCAGCGTCTGCTCATCGAACGCGCCCGGGCCCGGCACGAATTCTCCCGCACACTCTCACTGCTCAAGGAACTGGGACAGGCCCCCGCAGAAACGTTCTTCCAGAATGAAAATACTGAAGTCCAGATTGACTGCTGGATCGCCGGCCAGGCTGAAGACCTCTGGAGTCAGGCCAGTAAAGTAGAACAGGAACAGTTCACACAACACTTGAATCAGCGGGCAGCGGAACTCGCAAATGCCGACAGCGAAGATCAGCAACGCTTCCTGCGTCAGTTCGGTTTTCATACCGCCTCAATTCCGGTTTTGAGACAGCTCATCGATGGCGCCCTGGCTTCGGAAGAATTCTTCACCGCTGAACTCTGGCTCTCTCGCCTGATCCAGCAGAAGCAGCCGGAACTCACCGCAGAAGGCCTGGCAGGCATGGTTCGACTCTGCCTGAAACACGAACTCGATGCCGACGCACAGCATTACCTGGAAGAACTTGCCAACCTCGATTCTCAACTCCGTCTGCCCAATAACCAGAGCGTAGAACAGTTCATGGTCGCCACCTTGCAGACGTTGCGCGACAACGAACAACGGCGACCGCAGTCCAGCAACTGGCGTCCGGAAAAACTCAAGCTGATTGTCGGCGGTTCGGGCCGTTATATTTCAACCCGCGAACAGACGCTCGACACACTCGACTCACCACTCCCCTTCTTCCGCACACACAGCCTGACCGTCGATCCCCGCGAGAACCGGCTGGCCATGACTGAAACCTTCAGCAAGCGAATGATCTGGTCAACGCCCCTGCGGTCCATGCAGCAGGCCCGTTCGTCCAGCTTCAATGAAAGCGAACTGGTAGGCCATAACCTGGTACTACAGCACCGCGACATGCTCCACCTCTACGACCTGGTCGACCGGAAGCTGATCTGGAGCCAGAAGCTCGAACGGGAACAGACCAATCGCCACTACAGCAGCATGTTCAACCGAACACCCGCTCCACTGGGAACCGAATCGTCTCTGATTCATCGGCACCATCCATCGATCGTGATTCGCAACGTCGGCATGATCGCCGCTGCGAACGCCGATTACACCTGCTACTACAGTCGTCGCAACATCATTCTTGTCGACACCCGCACCGGCCAGGTCCGCTGGACCCATGAAAACGTGGATCAGGACACCCGGGTCCTTGGGGATGACCGGCAGATCTATCTCGTCTCGCGGAATCGTGAAGTGAAAAAGATCCTCCGCGTCAGCGATGGACAGGAGCGCGAACTGCCGGCCAATATTCGCCTGATGAGTCACGCCATTTACCAGGGGGGCTCCAACTTTGTCGGCATCATTCCTACCGGCGACATCAAGCATCCCATTCGCGATGCCCGCCTGACTTCGATTTTCGCCTTCCAGCCCGGTGTGACGCATCTGCCCTGGACGCGGGAATTCGACCGCGAAACCAAATTCGCGATGTGCAGCCAGCATTTCCTCGCGGCACTCACGCCTGCTGGGGAACTGAAAATCGTCGACCTCAGAAATGGTCAGGTGCGGGACCTGGGAACCATCAACAAGGATCAGTTAGGCAAACACGATGACCTTTATGTCGTCGCAGATCGTGCCCGTGTCTACCTGGTCGGCAATTCCCAGGCACGCAACACGATCTCGGTCAGCGTGCCCTCAGTCCCCACAAATGGTTCCCTGACCGTCTTTGATCGCCAGACCGGAAAACAGATCTGGACCGAGGACTTCGAGAAGAAACACCTGGTCCTCGACGAACAGAATCTGCTGCCGATAACACTTCTCGTCTCGCGCGATTACCTGCGAACCGGCAATCGGTCCACCAGTATTATTCATCTCAAAGCACTGGATAAACAGACCGGCAAAACGCTGCTCGACTGGAAAGCACCGCTGGAATCCAACATTCGGGACATCCGAGTCGACTACGAACAGAAAATGATGGAAATATTAATGTACAACGCCAAAATCCATCTCTACGACGCTGACGTGCTCGCTTTAGGCCGCACCGCCCCCGCTGCACCGGAAAACGATCCCGCGAAAGCCGCTGAAAAGCCATCTCAGGAAAAGAGCCAAAAAAAGAATTGA